From Mya arenaria isolate MELC-2E11 chromosome 12, ASM2691426v1, the proteins below share one genomic window:
- the LOC128210316 gene encoding uncharacterized protein LOC128210316 translates to MLSLVLICLLAINKTALGLSVPDYESMWIPMRSGDSEQARVTVKHGLGETPLLVDVQVKAMHEPNKDFIFTGIGGRPRDDDESEPFGGVIYYYNNEKIVASAPIKNSKLGRDGFAIYTENGTYFSGRNSQEEDHVHVRFRAWRAGSLPTPDMNKTAVPVRARSADPSELYVTTAHGLDAYPALVLVRAKLIDGQMPGYMADSVGASFVSYPDDNPDNEYFIHAFNDRNIRVWVSDTGLLAGGSDGYEIFPHCSSGMLEMYAWAASSLQPAITAAMDLGPEVVDEQLEIPLTSGHVDSFTRAWVEAVDGPNVGYRFPGSGAMAYSATVLDPVCTYGGLTYAYTQEAVRFWRPTDVINGGLVCVASVFGNGRNAQRSVNGLAIVMVWTSVTHPEDTFQWADPEERCIRIQP, encoded by the exons ATGCTGTCACTGGTATTAATTTGCCTTTTGGCGATCAACAAAACTG CTCTAGGACTGAGCGTTCCTGACTACGAGAGTATGTGGATTCCGATGCGTTCAGGGGACAGCGAGCAGGCGCGTGTCACCGTCAAACATGGGCTCGGGGAGACGCCCCTTCTAGTTGACGTCCAGGTCAAGGCCATGCACGAGCCTAACAAAGACTTCATATTCACTGGAATAG GTGGGCGTCCAAGGGACGACGACGAATCAGAGCCGTTTGGTGGCGTCATATACTATTACAATAACGAGAAAATTGTAGCAAGCGCTCCCATAAAAAATAGCAAACTTGGAAGGGACGGGTTTGCTATATATACAG AGAATGGCACGTATTTCTCGGGCCGGAACTCCCAAGAAGAAGACCATGTGCACGTGCGGTTCCGCGCGTGGCGAGCTGGTTCCCTGCCGACACCGGATATGAACAAAACGGCCGTCCCCGTCCGGGCTCGCTCCGCTGATC CGAGCGAGTTGTACGTTACGACAGCCCACGGACTTGATGCTTACCCGGCTCTGGTCCTGGTCAGAGCCAAACTCATAGACGGGCAAATGCCCGGCTACATGGCCGATAGCGTCG GTGCGAGTTTCGTGTCATATCCGGATGATAACCCTGACAATGAATACTTCATACACGCCTTCAACGATCGTAACATCCGGGTGTGGGTCTCTGACACAG GCCTCCTTGCTGGCGGTTCAGACGGCTATGAAATATTCCCTCATTGCTCTTCTGGGATGCTTGAGATGTACGCGTGGGCTGCATCATCCCTTCAGCCGGCCATCACCGCCGCCATGGACCTGGGACCGGAAGTTGTTGACGAACAGCTGGAAATTCCGCTAACTTCCGGTCATGTAGATTCCTTTACCAGAGCATGG GTGGAAGCCGTTGACGGTCCAAACGTCGGCTACCGGTTCCCCGGAAGTGGCGCAATGGCATACAGCGCCACCGTTCTGGATCCGGTCTGTACATATGGAGGTTTGACGTACGCTTACACGCAAGAGGCCGTGCGCTTCTGGCGTCCAACTGACGTCATCAATGGTGGACTGGTATGCGTTGCCAGCGTGTTTGGTAACGGAAGGAATGCTCAACGCTCAGTAAACGGCCTTGCGATTGTGATGGTGTGGACGTCAGTGACACATCCAGAAG aCACATTCCAGTGGGCTGACCCAGAAGAAAGATGTATCCGTATAC